In Geminicoccaceae bacterium, a single window of DNA contains:
- a CDS encoding DUF2062 domain-containing protein — MKFRILRPILRIWRDKGYRPGTLGISLASGMFIGFSPTVGLQMLICIVVGFLWNRISNLRLNLPAMVIGSMVVNPITMGPTYYLYYNIGCLSVSCHVDMSVDRFANLGSIAELGSTILWAVLLGSIPFMLASIPLGLYLGRKFEVFLESRKLKRKQRRGRHKIGLAAANK, encoded by the coding sequence ATGAAGTTCAGGATCCTCAGACCGATCCTGCGTATCTGGCGGGACAAGGGCTATCGCCCCGGCACTCTCGGCATTTCGCTTGCATCGGGCATGTTCATCGGCTTTTCGCCGACGGTTGGCCTGCAGATGCTGATCTGCATCGTGGTGGGCTTCCTGTGGAACCGGATTTCCAACTTGCGACTGAACTTGCCGGCGATGGTCATCGGCAGCATGGTCGTCAACCCGATCACCATGGGCCCGACCTACTACCTCTACTACAATATCGGTTGCCTGAGCGTCAGTTGTCACGTCGACATGAGTGTCGATCGTTTCGCCAACCTGGGCTCGATTGCCGAACTGGGTTCGACCATACTGTGGGCGGTATTGCTGGGTTCCATTCCCTTCATGCTGGCGAGCATTCCTCTCGGCCTCTATCTGGGCCGCAAATTCGAAGTATTTCTGGAATCACGCAAACTCAAGCGCAAGCAGCGTCGTGGCCGACACAAGATCGGCCTGGCAGCTGCCAACAAGTAG
- the pgsA gene encoding CDP-diacylglycerol--glycerol-3-phosphate 3-phosphatidyltransferase, whose protein sequence is MRMLPNLLSLGRIFCGPLVIMLLALQSQTALAFTIVVMLISEASDLADGHIARRYSATSSFGKIVDPLADSLYRAMVFLAFLDAGWMPLWMVAIIVSRDILVSYLRIFSQQNGITLSARMSGKIKAVVQGVIQIATVMAFFIFGLHPEAWVSSLVYAGLLIATLVTAWSAVDYTIGFLRSVDIRDTVANKG, encoded by the coding sequence ATGCGCATGCTGCCCAATCTTCTTAGCCTCGGCCGCATCTTCTGCGGTCCGCTGGTGATCATGTTGCTTGCCCTGCAATCGCAGACGGCCCTCGCCTTCACCATCGTGGTGATGCTGATCTCGGAGGCATCGGATCTCGCCGACGGGCATATAGCCCGACGCTATTCGGCCACCTCCAGCTTCGGCAAGATCGTCGATCCGCTGGCCGACAGCCTCTATCGGGCCATGGTGTTCCTGGCCTTCCTCGATGCCGGCTGGATGCCACTCTGGATGGTGGCGATCATCGTCAGTCGTGATATTCTCGTTTCCTATCTGCGGATCTTCTCACAGCAGAATGGCATTACCCTGTCGGCGAGAATGAGCGGCAAGATCAAGGCGGTAGTCCAGGGTGTCATTCAGATTGCCACCGTCATGGCATTCTTCATCTTCGGATTGCACCCGGAAGCATGGGTCAGCTCGCTGGTGTATGCTGGGCTATTGATCGCAACGCTGGTGACGGCCTGGTCGGCAGTCGATTACACGATTGGTTTCCTGCGATCGGTGGACATTCGCGATACTGTTGCAAACAAGGGGTAA